The following proteins are co-located in the Poecile atricapillus isolate bPoeAtr1 chromosome 2, bPoeAtr1.hap1, whole genome shotgun sequence genome:
- the PP2D1 gene encoding LOW QUALITY PROTEIN: protein phosphatase 2C-like domain-containing protein 1 (The sequence of the model RefSeq protein was modified relative to this genomic sequence to represent the inferred CDS: inserted 8 bases in 5 codons; substituted 2 bases at 2 genomic stop codons) — MAPGYLLFAALAKDDHVKLGPAKAAPTQSKGWLQPCCRTRAAQHSHTAPDDANASLATQGGSLADAGGTRHPAAQGQTVVAMLRVSSQALAVLKFYTAKFPETHRQQIHYSLEFLVDNPTPTPYCDLANINNPGTSKKVNNSLIKALLICXDKNSTWXRDMEGRFIVLDNHESRSDTCFLXILDGCHGVTTTETIVAKLPLLFLEQLSHIDSSYKNKNEKEQILEYFFATVIKADYREKEKXPDNEETNKTNXIMKVYAKSFWRMXRFSQLGRNEDSKVHFCGCSVVKRIPSEEMDGTEEEERKQPENNAQXSLARTTKGVAGLLHVAIIGKYIPHQDSFPLHPIKRKKGKKN; from the exons ATGGCTCCTGG GTATTtgctctttgctgctttggCCAAAGATGACCACGTGAAGCTGGGACCTGCTAAGGCGGCACCCACCCAAAGCAAAGGCTGGCTCCAGCCGTGCTGCAGGACAAgagctgcacagcacagccacactgcACCAGACGATGCCAATGCCTCACTGGCCACCCAGGGTGGCTCCTTGGCAGATGCTGGTGGCACCAGACAccctgcagctcagggacagaCGGTGGTGGCCATGCTGAGAGTCTCT AGTCAGGCCCTTGCAGTACTTAAATTCTATACTGCTAAATTCCCTGAGACACATAGGCAGCAGATTCATTATTCACTTGAATTCCTTGTGGATAATCCCACTCCCACACCATATTGTGATCTTGCCAATATCAACAATCCTGGCACTTCTAAGAAAGTAAATAATTCTTTAATAAAAGCATTACTGATTTGCTAAGATAAAAATTCCACATG CAGAGACATGGAAGGCAGGTTTATTGTGCTGGACAACCATGAAAGTAGGTCAGATACATGCTTTCTGTAGATTCTTGATGGCTGTCACGGCGTGACAACTACAGAAACAATTGTGGCAAAGCTTCCACTTTTATTTCTTGAACAGCTTTCTCACATAGATTCCtcctacaaaaataaaaatgagaaagaacAAATTCTAGAATATTTTTTTGCCACAGTAATCAAGGCAGATtacagggaaaaagaga aaccAGACAATGAGGAGACGAACAAAACTA CTATTATGAAAGTGTATGCCAAGTCCTTTTGGAGAAT CAGATTTTCACAGCTGGGAAGGAATGAGGATTCCAAAGTTCACTTTTGTGGCTGTTCAGTGGTAAAAAGAATTCCTAGTGAAGAGATGGATGGCactgaggaagaagaaagaaaacagcctgaaaacaacGCACA TTCATTAGCCAGGACAACCAAAGGTGTTGCTGGGCTACTGCACGTTGCTATTATAGGTAAGTACATTCCACATCAGGATTCTTTTCCCCTTCACCcaattaagaggaaaaaaggaaaaaaaaattaa